One Onthophagus taurus isolate NC chromosome 11, IU_Otau_3.0, whole genome shotgun sequence genomic window carries:
- the LOC111418482 gene encoding uncharacterized protein: MACKPINHFFLLLIINVIYVEVSSKCHHVPTVIPPFNEMEGKWYPIQTGDPLELSRNCVTYNFTYSKTKEGEVIRAYRLSDTGKQEKFKAVLLNGRVTVQRKGNKDDHVMNLLVPSVDPNKYYVSYICDPKSNDLGFVYVSVRHRYLENYYRKFVETFWTKFGFNKKEMFGISQQGCPNVEG; this comes from the exons ATGGCTTGTAAACCAATTAAccacttttttcttttactaatcataaatgttatttatgttGAAGTTTCGAGTAAATGTCACCATGTACCTACAGTAATTCCCCCATTTAACGAA atgGAAGGAAAATGGTACCCTATTCAAACAGGAGATCCCCTAGAACTATCAAGAAATTGCGTTACGTATAACTTCACATATTCGAAAACAAAGGAAGGAGAAGTAATCAGAGCTTATCGTTTATCGGATACCgggaaacaagaaaaatttaaggCAGTATTGTTAAATGGACGAGTAACAGTACAGCGAAAGGGCAATAAAGATGATCATGTGATGAATCTTCTAGTGCCTTCTGTTGATCCTAATAAATATTACGTATCTTATATTTGTGATCCAAAATCGAACGATTTAG GTTTCGTGTACGTGTCAGTAAGACATAGgtatttggaaaattattatagaaaatttGTAGAGACTTTTTGGACAAAATTTGGGtttaataaaaaggaaatgttTGGTATTAGTCAACAAGGATGTCCAAACGTAGAAGGATGA